TTTATTTTTCATATTTTTACACCTCATATAGACTTTATTTAAGTACCGAAGGTACAAGTACTAAATGTTCAAAAACAAGTTTTTGTTTAATTAGAGTCTACCTTGCCGACCTACCCACCATTATGTTCTTATGATTTTGAGAAAAAGTCAATTTTTGAAAATGTGTAAGTTTTGTAAGCCGAGTAAATTAATCGAAGTATAATCTTTTACTATGATGATCATTAACTTTATATAAATCATTTATTTGATTTTCTAGTTTAACAATTATTAGATCCATAAAATTAAATACTGCGTCTGCACGATCACTGTTTATAAAAGAGTAGATTAGATTATCATCATCACGTGAAAGAGTTAGCGCCTCTTCCACAAACCTTTTCGATAAATTTAGATTTCCTTGAATATAATTCGAATAGAATCTACCGGAAATTAAATCGTGTTCATTAGAGAAATTTATAAGAAAATTCCAACTTTCTTTAGCTTCAGCAATTGAGTAATGTGATTTAGTTGTATTAAATATACTTCCAAAAAATAAATTTTCTATTGATTTTCCTGGTTCGTCAGATGGCGGGCAGTTATAGTACTTCAAAACTGCCATATCGTCTATTTTGGAGATACGATTCAGTTCGACAGTATTAAATACATATATATCTTCTCCATTTCTACGTTTTTCTGAATATATATCTTTCAGTATTTCATGTTTTTTCGGTATACTCAGTTGATTGATGACCATCTGTTTGATCATTCTAGCACTTCTTAAATAATTATCTAACTTAGTTATTAAAATAAAATTCTTGTCTATAACGCTTGCACTATGAACATGTATAGTATGCTTTACTAAGAGTTCATTTGTCTCATTACTTTTTTTAGAAGTTTCCAAAAGTAAATATGTCAGAATCGACATTATTACTACATTTAGACCGGTCAGAAAAACAATAGTTACTGAATCTGTATTTTTATTACCGATATCTATCCAAACACATGTACTTATTAAAAAAATCACCAAAATTGATAAAAATATAATAGAAAATAATTTTAATTCATATTTTTCTTTATCCGTCATATTATCCTACTCTCCCTTTTCTTCTAATCATACAAAATCCCTCTAGTTTTCACTAGAGGGAAAATATCAATCTTTTAATATTTCAGCAATCTCGTTGATGATCTGATGTATCCTTTGTGTTGATAGTTCAACAGTCTGTGCAATCTTGTCATACCCTACACCTGACAGTACCATGTTGAATATCATCGCTTGTTTTTCATCCGTAATTCTATCCCATCTGTTCTGAATGTATCTCACTTTCGTTTCATACTTAGCAATTACTGTATCCTGTTTCATTAATCTTTGTACTTCTCTAAGTATTGGATCAGATGTCTGCCCTTGTGGTTTAGGCATTGTTGCTTCAATTCCATACTGTGAGATATTCGCTCCGCATACATCCTCAATGTATTCCTTTCTAAGTTTAGCTACTACCTTCACATTCATCTGATAATCTTTAATCATTCTTACAATTTGATTGGTCGTATAAGTCATGGTTTATTGTTCCCCTTTATAAGTAGTTGTAGATAATTCCGTTATTACTTGTTATTGGTCTTTTGTTCTCTTTAAACCAGGTATATGGAATGCTAGCTCTATTTAACGTTTCCTTGAGCTCCTTTAGTTCTTGGATGTCTAACCTGTATAACTCGTTAAACTTCGTAAATAAGATAAGAATAAAGCAAATGCCACCCTTTTCATGAGTCTTGGTCAAGTACTCGATCTGGTGCTGCTCGATATTCTTAAACGGCAGATTGGTCAGTGATGTCTGCTTTGTATCGAATGCAATAAACATTCCGTTATAAATGCCGATAAAATCGACTGTTGATTTCTTGGTGTACCTGGCATCAAATATCTTTCCGTTTCTGCTCCTATGTGTCATCGGTGTTGGAATCTTATTTATTGTCGCTATACCTTTTAAGTCGTATTGAATATTGGATCGTTCGATTAATGTTTCGAGGTATTTACCTCTATTACGTTGACTTGTTTTCTTTTGCATTTCTACCTCCTAAGAAGTTCTTTAATACGTTCGTAGATATCTTTATCTTCCTGTTGATCCGAAGCCACCTCTGTCCGATTCATAACTAAACTCCTTTACTTCTTTTGCTATTGGGTACACAACTGGCGCAATCACTAACTGTGCCATCCTGTCTCCCCTCTTAACTTCATAAGGCTGTGTGCCGATATTATCTGCGATGATTCCAATATGGTCGTGATATGTGTGGTCTATCGTTCCTAAAATAACGCGCAACTTTGTCTTCACTGACATACCCGAGCGTGGTCTTACATGTGCCTCGTAACCTAAAGGTAACTCTATAGCGATGTCTGTTGGAATGATTGACGTCTCGCCTGCTTGTATAGTAATGTCCTCACTAGCATATAAATCCAGTCCACTGTCAGTTGGGTAGCCACGTGTTGGTAGTGTTGCGTTATCTGATAGTAGTTTAATGTTTAGTGTGTTCATTTGCTTCCCCTCCATATACTTTGAGTTCTGATACATAAGATAATTTGTTACCACTTGCATTGATTTTACTTGCTACCTGTAATGCAATTTGTTTAGTTTCGTACGTGCCGACAAGTATTTTGTTGTTGTAATAAACTTGCCATACTGAGAATTTATATGTCATTGTTGTCCTCCATTTCGATTCGCTCCATTTCATTCATGAGTGCCAATACTGTTTCGAATGATTGTATTCTTTGGGGAATATTTTCGTATCGCAATAAAGTTTCCTTCAACTTTCCCAATCGTTTTTCGAGTTGGTCAGCACGTTCATTCGATTCAGATAAAGCCTTTTGTAATTCTTTAACCAAAGTGTCATTACCAGAAGCGATAATACTTAAGTTAAGACTTTTCTCAAGTTCATCGGCACGTTGTTTTTCCCCTAGATATAAATTGTCTAAATCTTTTATTATTAATTCAGCTTCATCAGCACGTTGTTTTTGGTGTTCGTAAAGTTGTTGGTAGTCGTCTATTAATTCCCACGTAATGCCCAATTGCTCCGATTCGATATATCCAGTTTCATCTATCCAATATTCACCACTGACTTTTATTACATCGAACACTTTTCCTGTTTTGATATTTCTAACCTTAATCATCTATTCCACTCTCCAATCATCAACAATAGTATTCTCAAGCGCTTCTATTACACGCCCTGTGATTTCCATTTGTGCATCATCGCCACTGTTTACAGCATCGTTATTTATTTTTAGGATTTCTGTTTTAAGGTTATTGATTTGTTGTTTTTGTTGTTCATATAATCTTTTGTATTCCGATTCAAGCGCTTCAAAATCTCTTTGTCTGTTCATATCTTCTTCGTATTGTTTATCAATGTAATTGTTCATAGTTTTTAAGTAATCATTATTAATCAACAAGTCCACCATCCTTACTCCAAATCAATTCTCCGATTGAACCGTCAGGGTTTTGCAGGTAGATGAATTTGATATTCTTTGTTTTAAGATTGCTTATCTTTCTGTTTTTAACAGAATAAAATTGTAAATTATCTTTAATTACCATCGCTCTTTGAAGAGGTGTCTCCTCCGTAATCTTCATTTCTTCTGTGATTGTGAAGATGTCGTTATAGTTAAATTTGCCATAAAAATTTAAATCACCGTTAATATCTACAACGAGGTCGCTACCTCGATTACTTTCGAAATCTCTTGATATAACTTCGTTCTTGATAATGTAGGTAATCAACTCATCCAGTCTTACCTGTCTTTCACGCTTTATTGTTTTCATTCGTCATTCTCCTTTCTAATTCTCCCAATCTCATCATTTTCAATTTCCTGCACTATTTCAGCAAAATGTAGATACTGCTCGTAATCCTCATCGAAACCTTCTTCGTACGCTTTCGTTTTTACTGTTTCGATATGACTGTTTAATGCGTGCCACATTTTCTCAAAGTTCATTCGTCATTCTCCTTTTCGAGTTGTTCCATCATACTCAATACATCAGCATAAGTTGTATCTTCTAAAAAGTGCGTTTCATTTTTATCAAATACACTGTTTATTTGCTCTTTCAATTCGTTCCACATTTTTTTGTATTTCACTTTCATACTCATCTCCTATTCGCTCCATCTCTAGTTCAAACATAAACTCGAGCATTTTATCTGCTTCTTCTGCCTTTGTTCCACTAAAGTTCCTCGTTGTTTCTTCTAAGCATGATTTTAATTCTTCCCATAATTCTTCATAATCCACTCTCATTTCCTCCTAATTTCGACTACAATCGAAACGTGCGTATAAATCAGCAAATGTTTCGACTGTAATCGAACCTTTCGACATTTCCGAACAGTTCGATTAATTAATCTCCTCTATCCTTATAACTCTCTTGTTACATACTGAACAATATAGATACTTGCTTACATTATGTTTTGCTGAAACGTACATATCCGAATTTGATCCATCTTCTAAATAACTACCAGTATTATCAAAGTGAATTATTCCACTACCGTAATACGAAAACTTTTGATAAAAAGATTTTTCGCTTCCACAGTTAGAACATTGAATTGTCATCGTCGTTTTCCTCCTCGCATTTTATCTACTCCTATCAGTACGCAAATCTCCATCTACTTCTGGACTATATAAGACAGTTAAATCACTGTCTAACCAGTCATCTTTTTTAACTTCAATTAATTCAATTTGACTAAAAGGAATTTCAATGTTGCCAAATTGCAAGTCAACACATTCGTTCAACCAATCAATACAACGCACAGCGTATCTATTGTTATCTAACTTCCAAAGTGCATGAAAATATTTCATAATATCCTCCTCTTTAACATTTCGTTTTTTCAGATGGTTCGATTTCTAGTAGCTTTCTAGTAGCTTTCGAGCTTTCGAGTAACTTATTCCATAACTACAGATAAAGGGTCAATGTGTTCTGTTTCTGAAAACTCGTATAAATCACCATTAAATTCTGGATGATTATATATCCACATCACAGCTAACAATGAAATCGGTAATGTTATATTAGCCCACAAGAAACTTCTTTCGTTTGTTGATAAATCGTCCTTTTTATATTTTTCGACCATTGATTCTAAATGTTGAACGCATGTTTCAAAATCTTCCCAAAACGTTTCGATATGTTTGGGATTTTTTTCTAACTTATCTAACAATTCTTGATAAGCCTCTATATAATGTCTTTCTTCGACATTCACTAATTTCAAAATTTCTTTCCAAATTGTAATACCAGCTAACATTAAATTTTTATCATTTTCTTCTTTGATAATGTGAATAGCTGTTAAAAAATCTTTTTTTAAACTAACTAATTTATCCATTCCTTATTCCTCCTGCTTTCGAGTAACTTCGGCAAATATGGAATTGTACTCCAGATTAGCCGTGTGTTTAGGTTACTCTAGGTTATTCGTTAGGTTATTCTAATGTTCTATAATTTCTACGTCTCCACCAAATTCAATAAATTCAATAACTTTACTATCGATAAACGATTGGCAATTATACTTATCTGTAATTTGATACATTGAATAATCAATATCTGTATCTACTTTTTGAACATCTGAATAAGTAACGCTGCGACCACTTAAAAATGAAACGTGGACTTCATTGTTATTTTTTACATACATTTGTCATCCTCCTCTAGTAGTTCTGGATTTTCGTATATGTTTCCAATTATTTCAGATGTACTGTTACTTGTTCTCAAACTAACGTAACCTGCTGAAAACATTCCAGAATCGTACTTAACAATTTGTTTATGCGTTTTTCTACGGTCGCCATCTAACCATAAATCTCTACAGTTGATAATATCCCCCTCATAAATCTCCTTACCATTTTTGTCATGTAGTCCCGTTGATTGCATAATTTCCCATACTTCTCCAAGATCATCAGCATAATAACTTACATCCAAGTCTGAAGTGACTGTAAGTAAGCCTTCATCTTCAAAATAAAAATCCCACCAGGCACTCTCAACCATTTGTTTTTTGTTTTTATCAAACACTCTAAATTTCGGCATCATACTTTCTCCTCCACTAACTCAAATTGTCCGTTTACAAATTCTGTTTTATGCATTACAAACCACGCATATTCATTTTTACACTCTCGATAAAGTACCATCGCTTGCCACTCTTGGTCGCTAGTTCTGTTAAAAGGCTCAACTAACGACGATACAATGTAAGTCTTACCAATTTCTTTATGTCTAACGATAATCTTGTTGACTTCTTTACCTTTGAAAAAATTATCTGTTTGTAGTTCAGTTAATTTTTTATCAAAGTCATTAATGTACATTGCTATCCCTCCTTTAAAATAATTCCATCTGTTTTACTTCACTGTTATAAACTAAAATTCTAGTTTTACCGTCGTATTCCCAAATATTAAATACTTCTGCATTAATCGTTGTTTTCATTTCTTCAACAATCTCAGAAATATTTTTCTCGTCAGTCATGTAACCACCACCAGCATTACCATCCCTAGTACGAAATTGAACATCGTATTTTTTATCCATATTATTCACACCTCTAATAATCAAATATCGTTACCTGTAATCCAGGCACGTAATCAGCTTTGTTCTTATAAAAGCGTTCCATGTCGTTCATTGAATCGAATTCCTCAACATAGACTTCTGTTCCAACATCTAAAGCGACATATGTATCGCCCAGTTCTTCGTTTGAATCAACTGAGAAGTAGATAGTCCCGAAATGATTATCAGTACTATCAGTCTCCCAATTCTGTCGCATGTAGTGATTGAAGAGTTGTCTCCACTTTCTATAGCTTAAGAATTTAATCATCCAGCATCAGCGACTTTGTTTTCACGCTGTAAGAAGCTGATCATTCTGTCTGCGTAATCGACAATCTTCTTAAGCTCGTTGATTTCTTCATCCTTACGACCTGTTCTAGTTGCGTATTTGATGATGTTACCAACCATGAAACCTTTATATGCTTCATAGCTGAATTGCGTTTCCAGGAATCCAATGACATCCGTCCCTATTCCATTTGGAGCGTAATGTGATGGTGGATTGATTCGTTCAATTGATTGTTTATCAAGCTCTAGTTTTTGCGGTAGTTGTGACTGAATTAATTCACTTTTATCAACATTGAAATTTAAACGATGACCTTTTTCCCAATTCGCGTTTGAAACACTATCAGTTTTCGACATCAATGCTTCATATGATTTTTCCAATGTTATAAAATCAGTTTCTAGCTTTTGAATAGTAATTTGTTTCTCTTCTAATTGCTTTTCATAGCTTGTAACTAACTCCGTCTCTTTATCCTGGTACTCTTTGATGACTTTGTTCGCTTCTTCTAGCGACTGTTTCAAATTCTTGTTCGCTTCAGCTGATACTTCAATCGTTCGCTTGTGTTGATTCAGTTCTTTCTCGTACTTCGATGTTAAAAATCTGTCGTTCATTTTTAATGCGTCTGCACTCTTTTTATCTAAACGATCATAAGAGTGTTGTAATGATTTAATGTCACGTTCCTTTGCTTTGATTTGAAGTTCTTTTAACTGCAACTCCTCATCTTTTTTCGTAATAGTTGCTTCAAGTTCCTTTATTTTGTTAATAAAGTCATTGCGTTCTGCATTTAATTTAGTGACTTCTTCTTGATACTTATCTCTATCATCAACAATCTTTTGATGCTCTGCTTTATCAATGAAATCATTTAAAGGAATATTACTAGCTCCTTTTTGCATCTTTTCTTTAACGTTCTTGAATGCTTCTGAATCAGTTAATTTCTCTTCCTTCTTTTCAACTGGCTTAGTTTTAATCACTTGTACCTCTTCAATTTCAATTCCAAGTTCACGATCAGTTTGTTTCTTTTGGTCTGCTTTCTTAAGTGCATCTAACTTTTTCTTGTTTTCTGGTTTATATTTGAATGCATTAAGTTCTGCTAACGATACACCTAACTTCTCAGCTTGTTTGTTAGCTGTCTTAATATCCTTGATAACGTTATATACTTCAATTGCTGACATCTCAGCTAGTTTTGTGTATTTTTTCGGTCTTCCTGCCATAATTAAATCTCTCCATTCTCATCGATGCTTATTAGTTCATCGATTGTCATATTTAATTTCTTGCATAAGTTGTTTAATGTATCTGTAAAGTGTTTCTTTCTGTTAAGTTCGATGTCACCCAGATAACTCTTTGATATACCAATATGTTCAGCAAACTCTCGCTGCGACATTCTTTTCTGTTTTCTTATCCATCTGACTTTTGCACCAATATTCACATTTCTGTATTGCATAGTTAGGCTCCTGCTCTAGTGGTAAATAGATCAGGGTAACGCTTAATGTATTTCTTTGAAATAGGTGCTCCCGCTTCAATCATTCGAATAACAGTCTGTCTACCGCTATCCGCCGTTCTTCTCTTTCGTATCGGTGTGGTTGCTGCTTTTTTCAGCGACCATTTAAAAGTGAAATGACGATGCCAGAACACATTTTTATTGATGCCATTTTCAACTGCTATATTGCTCCACTTCTTATATTCATCAGAAGTGTTATTAAATCTCTCTTTAGGACTTGTAATTGCTTCTTCAAACGTCATACCTCTTTTGATTACACGTTCTCTATATGCGTTATAGCTAACTTTTGAACGATGCTTGTTTTCTTTCCAGTATTGACCCATCGGTGTCGTTTTCATAAGTATCTCCCCTTACTCATATTCAACTGTGTGTGGTATTGTCATACCTGCGTATGTTTCTTCTTTTGTTGCTTTTACAACTTTGCAAATGATAGTTTTATCCGAACCGTGATCAGTTAATTCGATACGAGCGACATCATCGATGCCGACCTCGTATTCGAATAACTCACTTTTGATCTTCTTTATCTTCATATCAAATCCCATATTTCTACCTGACCTAGCTCTTCTTCGCGCATAAGGTTATGCATGTTAATGAAATCTTGAAGTCCTTCCGTAGTAACTTCTTTTTGTATATGTTTCAGTATTCCTGCGCCGATTAGTCTGTAACCATCACGTCCACTTAATGGAATTACTGTAACTGTCCATTCTTTCTTCTGGTCATAAAGTTTGAATCTCTTTAGTAAACTCATAAATTCACTCCTTGGTCATATAATTCATGGTTTATATTATGGTTGAGCTGATTTACATTGAATTTGTTGCTGATCCTGTCATCTCTATCAATGCACATCTTTACTTTTATGCCACCTTTTTCTCTGGTCATGAGTGTGACATATCCCTTAACACCTTTGGTCGATAGGTATTCTTGTAAAGCATATTCTTCTGAATAGAATCCTGCTTCTTTAAACTGATGGTCGAAGTTCTTTGCGACATCTGAATTTAAGTGATATGTTTCTGATTTCGACATCTGGTCACTCCTTTAAATTTTTAACAACTTTTCATATGACTCATTTTCCTTGTTGTTAAAAATTGCTTTTTTCATCGATCTTGTTTGATGCCCTGATGGCTTCATATTCATTTCCATAGCTGAAATACTGCAAATAAACTCTCTGCATATCTCAGGTCTAACTTCGTATACATTGCACTTTTTTTCTTTCTCATTTCTAAATGGACAAGTCATGTTGTTAGAAAATACATTACCTTTGTTTTCTTCTTTGATATTGTTGTGTTTTACAAATTTTTTTATTCTGTTTATCTCACTTTGCTTAAGTGGCAATATATCACCACAACAATTACCACAATTTGAACATTTGCCGTTTATAGTGTTGTCTTCTACTCTCATAACTTCACTCCTTTAGAATGGTAAATCATCATCACTGATATCAATAGGTCCAGTTGCATTAGCAAATGGATCTTGCTTCTGCGCATATCCGTTATTTGCGTTATTTTGACCTCTGTTGACGTTTTGGTTGTTTTGGTTATTGTTGTTCGTCTGAGTATGATTCGCTTGTTGTACACCGTTATTTTGTTGATTTTGGCTATTCTTTGGTTCAAGGAACTGAACGCTATCACAAATCACTTCTGTAACGAATACACGCTGTCCTTCTTTGTTATCGTAGCTGCGTGATTGGAGACGACCTTCAACTCCTGCTAATGAACCTTTGTTGAGATAGTTATTTACGTTTTCGGCTTGTTTACGAAATACGATACAGTTGATAAAATCAGCTTGTCGTTCACCTTGCGCATTAGTAAAGTTACGATTGATTGCAAGTGTAAAGGTTGCTACCGAAACTCCTGATGGTGTTACGCGATATTGTGGATCAGCCGTAAGCCTTCCTACAAGCACAACTCGATTAATCATTTTTTGCCTCCTGATATTCTCTTATTTTTTTACTTACCGTCTTGCGATGTAAGTTAAATTCTCTTCCGATTTTTGGGTATGACCATCCTTTTTCCCTTAATTCAATCATCTTTTCGACATCCACATGTTTGTACTGAGGGTGGTTTTCTTTCGTTAAATCCATTTCTTTCCGTCTTTTAGATAATAAACTTCTTGTGGATATGCTTCTTTTCATTCCTATATGATGATGCGCTGTGTGTTCGCCTTGTCTCATTAATTTTAAATTTTCGATACGATTGTCATGTTTTATTTCGTTTATGTGATGGACCACTTCACCTTTTTTTAAGAACCTATTTAATTCGACTTCCATCATTAATCTATGTTCAAATACATAACCATTTATGTCTCCATGTGGATGACTTTTTACGCACAATTGAACATATCCTCTATTTGTAAATTTTCTACCTGTTACATTGAAATACTTATTATCGATTTTCAGTGTATACATTACTTGTTTTTCTAAAGTAGGCGGCATATTTTCACTCCTTTGTTAAGCGTCCTACGAGTACTACACGGTTTATCATGCTTTCACCTCATTAACTTCAATAGCTACAATTTTTGATGGGTTGATGTATTTGTTTATATCAAATAACAAACAGGTTACACCTTCTCGCATACCTTTCTTACATGCGTCTACTACAGGTTCTACTTCGTCTTCTGGCAAAATACTGTCTACAATCCATCTACCTTCTAATATCACTCTGATTCGTTTCATTTCATTTCCTCCATCACTTCATTAATTTGATTGATCATTGAATCTGCAAAATCAAGAAACTGTCCTCTGTCTACATCTTCTTCTGAAGCTCTTACATTATGTCTTGCAACAACGACCTGTACTTTCATTTCGTTGATTTTACCTTTAAGCTGTTGCAGTTTTTGTTGGTCCATATTCCTCAATCCCCTTTCGAGTTTGTAACTCATGATTTTTTTGCGCTACCAAGACACGTAACTCTAATTCGTTTGATGACCAGTCAATCATTCGCTGCGCATATTTTTCTGAACAGTTGAGTCGTCTCATGATTTGTTCTTTAGTCATACCTTTAACCTTCTTTTCTTATTTTTTAGTTTGTTTTTGGGTTTGTTTTCATAATCGTTAATTAAACCTTCAATCCAATCATCACTGAAACCATTTTTATTTGCGTAATTAATGATATGATTTGCATACAATCTAGTACATTTTAAGCGATTAATTATTTCTTGTTCAGTCATGCTTGATCACCTCCGTAACATCTTCTAATGCAGAAACTATGCGGCCAGATATTTTACTTAGCACACGTTCTTTCATCTCTTTAAGTTCCATTCGATTCACTTCTCCTTTTTATATGTTTATTGCAATCTCCTGTCTGCTCCATCTAACGTTAAAAATGTTGCACCATTGCATATTCTTGAATACGCACGTTTCAGCATAAAATCAGATGGCATTTCATTCATAATGTCTAAGTTCGTTGTATAGATTGTGTTCATGCCCTGACGTTTATTAGTGATTTCGTATAACTTCTCACATGCCCAATCTGTCTGTTTGTTCGCACCTACATCATCCAGGACCAATAAATCCACTTCGCTAACTAATCGCATGATCTTTTCTTCTGTATCATCATTCTTTTTATTGAACGATGCTTTGATGAGTGATAAAAGCTCAACGTTATCAATGAATAAAACTGTATTTCCTTTGTCTTTCAGGTATCTTGCAATTGAAAATGCTAGGAATGACTTTCCTGTTCCTGTATCACCCTGTATAACGATTGTTTTAGGATTTTGTTTACTGAATTCTTTACAGAAATTTGATGCAACTTTATAAGCATTTTTCACTTCTGGACTAGCAGTATCAAAATCAATGTCATTATTAGTAAACGATGCTTTTTTCAATTCCGGGTTGATCAGCGATTGATTGAAGTAATAGTTAATCTTTCTTTGCTGCTTTCGTTTCTTATCTGCTCTGACTAACTCTCTTAGATGACAGTCACATTTGATAACTAGCTCACGCGTTCCATCATCATTTACTTTGTAAGTGTTCTTTGTACCGCATTTTTCACATGATTCTTCTTCGATTTCTGGGATACCTCGATTTGCTACTGCTTTCATAAGTTCACTATTCAGTAATGATTTCAACATCTTCACCGCCTAACATCTGTCTCATGTTTCTTTCGTTACGTTCCTTAAGTCTTGCGATTTCTTCAGGTGAGCGTTTTGTCGTCTGTACATTAGGTTTAACTTGATTATTATCTTTAGACTTTCGTCTGCGTTCATTAGCATCTATTTCAGCTATTGTTCTAAATCCTTTGTTATACCAGTTCTTCAATGTTCCATTTACATAACTATAGTTTTTAACACCTGCTTCAATGCCTATATCTAAAGCTTTGCTAACGATAGAGTCTCCTTCATCTCCAAAGTCATCTATCCAAGCAAATAATTTCTGCATTGTAATTGGATCGAGATAGCCATATCCACCTTGTTCGAATATATCGAACGACGACGGACGTGATGTTTTTCTCTCTGTCTTCTCTTTCTCTAAATCTATCTCTTTCTCTATCTCTGTGTAACGGTCAGGTAACTCTTTAGTAACATTGTTACTATTCAATTGTTTCTGTTCCTTTTCTCTTGCTCTTTTTCTTCTCATCATTGCCGCTTTATCAGTTTCGCTACCAATCATTGAAGCGATGTTAGTTAGTTCGAATTCATCTTGATGCTCTGTATCAAATGCGATCAAGCCTTTTTGTTGTAAGAACTGCATTGCAACTTGTACATTTTCTACTGACTCATCAATCTCTAATGCAATTTCTTCTGAAAATTCATCTGTTAAACCATCAAAGTAAATTTTTCCGTCATTTTTCAAGCTGAGTAATAATAATTTAAGATAAATGATTGTATAGGTGTCTCCCCCAGCAATCTTTCTTAGTAGCTTAATTTCTTTCTGATTGAAAAAATCTTCTTTAAGTTTTAACCAAAAATATCTCTTTGTTTTGGCCATAACTTACTCCTTTCTAAAACACATATACAGGTTTACCTGTAACCTTCTGTAT
Above is a window of Macrococcoides canis DNA encoding:
- a CDS encoding Holliday junction resolvase RecU, whose translation is MQKKTSQRNRGKYLETLIERSNIQYDLKGIATINKIPTPMTHRSRNGKIFDARYTKKSTVDFIGIYNGMFIAFDTKQTSLTNLPFKNIEQHQIEYLTKTHEKGGICFILILFTKFNELYRLDIQELKELKETLNRASIPYTWFKENKRPITSNNGIIYNYL
- the dut gene encoding dUTP diphosphatase, with product MNTLNIKLLSDNATLPTRGYPTDSGLDLYASEDITIQAGETSIIPTDIAIELPLGYEAHVRPRSGMSVKTKLRVILGTIDHTYHDHIGIIADNIGTQPYEVKRGDRMAQLVIAPVVYPIAKEVKEFSYESDRGGFGSTGR
- a CDS encoding YopX family protein, translating into MMPKFRVFDKNKKQMVESAWWDFYFEDEGLLTVTSDLDVSYYADDLGEVWEIMQSTGLHDKNGKEIYEGDIINCRDLWLDGDRRKTHKQIVKYDSGMFSAGYVSLRTSNSTSEIIGNIYENPELLEEDDKCM
- a CDS encoding DUF3310 domain-containing protein — protein: MAGRPKKYTKLAEMSAIEVYNVIKDIKTANKQAEKLGVSLAELNAFKYKPENKKKLDALKKADQKKQTDRELGIEIEEVQVIKTKPVEKKEEKLTDSEAFKNVKEKMQKGASNIPLNDFIDKAEHQKIVDDRDKYQEEVTKLNAERNDFINKIKELEATITKKDEELQLKELQIKAKERDIKSLQHSYDRLDKKSADALKMNDRFLTSKYEKELNQHKRTIEVSAEANKNLKQSLEEANKVIKEYQDKETELVTSYEKQLEEKQITIQKLETDFITLEKSYEALMSKTDSVSNANWEKGHRLNFNVDKSELIQSQLPQKLELDKQSIERINPPSHYAPNGIGTDVIGFLETQFSYEAYKGFMVGNIIKYATRTGRKDEEINELKKIVDYADRMISFLQRENKVADAG
- a CDS encoding helix-turn-helix domain-containing protein, with the protein product MQYRNVNIGAKVRWIRKQKRMSQREFAEHIGISKSYLGDIELNRKKHFTDTLNNLCKKLNMTIDELISIDENGEI
- a CDS encoding YkgJ family cysteine cluster protein; the encoded protein is MRVEDNTINGKCSNCGNCCGDILPLKQSEINRIKKFVKHNNIKEENKGNVFSNNMTCPFRNEKEKKCNVYEVRPEICREFICSISAMEMNMKPSGHQTRSMKKAIFNNKENESYEKLLKI
- the ssb gene encoding single-stranded DNA-binding protein, whose amino-acid sequence is MINRVVLVGRLTADPQYRVTPSGVSVATFTLAINRNFTNAQGERQADFINCIVFRKQAENVNNYLNKGSLAGVEGRLQSRSYDNKEGQRVFVTEVICDSVQFLEPKNSQNQQNNGVQQANHTQTNNNNQNNQNVNRGQNNANNGYAQKQDPFANATGPIDISDDDLPF
- a CDS encoding HNH endonuclease, producing the protein MPPTLEKQVMYTLKIDNKYFNVTGRKFTNRGYVQLCVKSHPHGDINGYVFEHRLMMEVELNRFLKKGEVVHHINEIKHDNRIENLKLMRQGEHTAHHHIGMKRSISTRSLLSKRRKEMDLTKENHPQYKHVDVEKMIELREKGWSYPKIGREFNLHRKTVSKKIREYQEAKND
- a CDS encoding ATP-binding protein, whose amino-acid sequence is MKSLLNSELMKAVANRGIPEIEEESCEKCGTKNTYKVNDDGTRELVIKCDCHLRELVRADKKRKQQRKINYYFNQSLINPELKKASFTNNDIDFDTASPEVKNAYKVASNFCKEFSKQNPKTIVIQGDTGTGKSFLAFSIARYLKDKGNTVLFIDNVELLSLIKASFNKKNDDTEEKIMRLVSEVDLLVLDDVGANKQTDWACEKLYEITNKRQGMNTIYTTNLDIMNEMPSDFMLKRAYSRICNGATFLTLDGADRRLQ
- a CDS encoding phage replisome organizer N-terminal domain-containing protein, encoding MAKTKRYFWLKLKEDFFNQKEIKLLRKIAGGDTYTIIYLKLLLLSLKNDGKIYFDGLTDEFSEEIALEIDESVENVQVAMQFLQQKGLIAFDTEHQDEFELTNIASMIGSETDKAAMMRRKRAREKEQKQLNSNNVTKELPDRYTEIEKEIDLEKEKTERKTSRPSSFDIFEQGGYGYLDPITMQKLFAWIDDFGDEGDSIVSKALDIGIEAGVKNYSYVNGTLKNWYNKGFRTIAEIDANERRRKSKDNNQVKPNVQTTKRSPEEIARLKERNERNMRQMLGGEDVEIITE